One genomic window of Kaistia geumhonensis includes the following:
- a CDS encoding VOC family protein: MHGFTSIAHVALKVKDLDRSLDFYVNKLGFEEMMRLDKPDGSGGVWLVYLRITDDQYLELFPEGEGDRAPGWNDVAINHVCLSVDDIDAVIADLDKVGVPLIVQKKMAADRNWQCWVEDPDGNRIEIMQLMPDCMQLEAIARMKKKAG, encoded by the coding sequence ATGCACGGCTTTACGTCGATCGCCCATGTGGCGCTCAAGGTGAAGGATCTCGACCGCTCGCTCGATTTCTACGTCAACAAGCTCGGCTTCGAGGAGATGATGCGTCTCGACAAGCCGGACGGCAGCGGCGGTGTCTGGCTCGTCTATCTGCGCATCACCGACGACCAGTATCTGGAGCTGTTCCCGGAAGGGGAAGGCGACCGCGCGCCCGGCTGGAACGACGTCGCCATCAACCATGTCTGCCTGTCGGTCGATGACATCGACGCGGTCATCGCCGATCTCGACAAGGTCGGCGTGCCGCTCATCGTCCAGAAGAAGATGGCCGCCGACCGCAACTGGCAATGCTGGGTCGAGGATCCGGACGGCAACCGCATCGAGATCATGCAGCTGATGCCCGACTGCATGCAGCTCGAAGCCATCGCGCGGATGAAGAAGAAAGCCGGCTGA
- a CDS encoding VOC family protein translates to MSIFKSLGHVALRVNDLDRSVAFYNAIGFPEVLRLLNKEGKPWIVYHRVSDDLYVELFPGGDGPASPPEKTGLMHLCLTVADIDLAEAKLAEAGIPLMRPRSPGRGIDGNRGMWIADPDGNQIEIMEMAPNCIQYEAERAVLSGGKPHVLSLS, encoded by the coding sequence ATGTCCATCTTCAAGTCGCTCGGGCATGTCGCCCTGCGCGTCAACGATCTCGATCGCTCGGTCGCCTTCTACAACGCGATCGGCTTTCCCGAGGTGCTTCGCCTCCTCAACAAGGAGGGCAAGCCCTGGATCGTCTATCATCGGGTCTCCGACGATCTCTATGTCGAGCTGTTCCCCGGCGGTGACGGCCCGGCTTCCCCGCCCGAGAAGACGGGGCTCATGCATCTCTGCCTGACCGTCGCCGACATCGACCTCGCCGAGGCGAAGCTCGCGGAAGCCGGCATCCCGCTCATGCGCCCGCGCAGCCCCGGCCGCGGCATCGACGGCAATCGCGGCATGTGGATCGCCGATCCGGACGGCAACCAGATCGAGATCATGGAGATGGCGCCGAACTGCATCCAGTACGAGGCCGAGCGCGCCGTGCTTTCCGGCGGCAAGCCGCACGTCCTCTCGCTGTCCTGA
- a CDS encoding ABC transporter substrate-binding protein → MFRPRKAGLRARLMTGFAAAAALTVSLGAAQATDLTLFHTWSNESEMKALNTIIDKYQADTGNKVTAASVPHETAGESPLVSLFVAGTPPNLFIAADAGFFKDLDSKGQAFDVKALFDKIGATQAFPETVLQAITIDGKVLKIPIAVHLDGMVYFSQEVAKKAGVDPTKWTSLEDMWADEKKVEDAGFTFIAIGGNTFQAGYTFHALLAAVAGPEVYNRFYAGTPDKTVFDDPALRETIETFRRITKQADPGWVNRSWNDTTNTVIAGKALMQIHGDWMKGQWRGNNKTVGTDFGCINIPGTKAVSVTVDSFGLLGGVDEATAKAEEEFAAVAVDPKINAEFAFYKGSSPVRLDVPTDKLDACNTLVLDDLKKPGFSVQNPFYIADGDWINSVWNTMFTLQGDQNMTTDDAIKMLKSEYDAIFN, encoded by the coding sequence ATGTTTCGTCCAAGGAAGGCCGGTCTCAGGGCCCGCCTCATGACAGGCTTCGCGGCCGCCGCCGCGCTGACCGTCTCGCTCGGCGCCGCGCAGGCGACCGATCTGACGCTGTTCCACACATGGTCGAACGAGAGCGAGATGAAGGCGCTCAACACGATCATCGACAAGTATCAGGCCGACACCGGCAACAAGGTCACGGCGGCCTCCGTGCCGCACGAGACCGCCGGCGAGAGCCCGCTGGTCAGCCTGTTCGTCGCGGGCACGCCGCCGAACCTCTTCATCGCGGCCGATGCCGGCTTCTTCAAGGATCTCGATTCCAAGGGCCAGGCCTTCGACGTCAAGGCGCTGTTCGACAAGATCGGCGCCACCCAGGCCTTCCCGGAGACGGTGCTGCAGGCGATCACCATCGATGGCAAAGTGCTGAAGATCCCGATCGCCGTGCATCTCGACGGCATGGTCTATTTCAGCCAGGAAGTCGCCAAGAAGGCCGGCGTCGACCCGACCAAGTGGACCTCGCTCGAGGACATGTGGGCGGACGAGAAGAAGGTCGAGGACGCCGGCTTCACCTTCATCGCCATCGGCGGCAACACCTTCCAGGCGGGCTACACTTTCCACGCGCTGCTCGCCGCCGTCGCCGGACCCGAGGTCTACAACCGCTTCTATGCCGGCACGCCGGACAAGACCGTGTTCGACGACCCGGCCCTGCGCGAAACCATCGAGACCTTCCGCCGGATCACCAAGCAGGCCGATCCGGGCTGGGTCAACCGCTCCTGGAACGACACCACCAACACCGTGATCGCCGGCAAGGCGCTGATGCAGATCCACGGCGACTGGATGAAGGGGCAGTGGCGCGGCAACAACAAGACCGTCGGCACCGATTTCGGCTGCATCAACATCCCCGGCACCAAGGCGGTGTCGGTGACGGTCGACAGCTTCGGCCTTCTCGGCGGCGTCGACGAGGCGACGGCCAAGGCGGAGGAGGAGTTCGCCGCGGTGGCGGTCGATCCCAAGATCAACGCCGAGTTCGCGTTCTACAAGGGCTCGAGCCCCGTCCGTCTCGACGTGCCGACCGACAAGCTCGACGCCTGCAACACGCTCGTGCTCGACGATCTGAAGAAGCCCGGCTTCAGCGTGCAGAACCCGTTCTACATCGCTGACGGCGACTGGATCAATTCGGTCTGGAACACGATGTTCACGCTCCAGGGCGACCAGAACATGACGACCGACGACGCGATCAAGATGCTGAAGTCGGAATACGACGCGATCTTCAATTAA
- a CDS encoding ABC transporter ATP-binding protein translates to MPDVRFEHIVKRFGTLSVLEDLNLTVADGEFLVLLGPSGCGKTTLLNLLAGLLDVTGGRITIGDRDVTELDPSQRGLAMVFQSYALYPTKTVEGNLRFGLAAQKLDRAEIDRRVAWAAQLLQLERMMNRKPSQLSGGQRQRVAIGRALVKHAGVLLFDEPLSNLDAKLRTEMRLEIKKLHQSLHQTIVYVTHDQIEAMTMATRIAVMDQGVIQQIGTPDEIYERPANLFVARFIGSPAINTFDATLALEGERILARHAPTGIAIDLTRHAFGRRPEQGAPVVIGLRPEHFAVNGAVREDDAVRLSLPVRYSERTGSDATAFLEAGDQLVAIRIEPSLMAGLRIGDAMNASFPGEKLSVFDARSGLRM, encoded by the coding sequence ATGCCAGACGTCCGCTTCGAGCACATCGTCAAGCGCTTCGGCACGCTGAGCGTGCTGGAGGACCTCAACCTCACGGTCGCGGATGGCGAGTTCCTCGTGCTGCTCGGCCCGTCGGGCTGCGGCAAGACCACGCTGCTCAACCTGCTCGCCGGCCTGCTCGACGTCACCGGCGGCCGCATCACCATCGGCGACCGCGACGTGACCGAGCTCGATCCGAGCCAGCGCGGCCTCGCGATGGTGTTCCAGTCCTATGCGCTCTATCCGACCAAGACGGTGGAGGGGAATCTCCGCTTCGGTCTCGCGGCGCAGAAGCTCGACCGCGCCGAGATCGACCGCCGCGTCGCCTGGGCGGCGCAGCTCCTGCAGCTCGAGCGCATGATGAACCGCAAGCCGAGCCAGCTCTCGGGCGGCCAGCGCCAGCGCGTCGCCATCGGTCGCGCGCTCGTCAAGCATGCCGGCGTGCTGCTGTTCGACGAGCCGCTGTCCAATCTCGATGCCAAGCTGCGGACCGAGATGCGGCTCGAGATCAAGAAGCTGCATCAGTCGCTGCACCAGACGATCGTCTATGTGACGCATGACCAGATCGAGGCCATGACCATGGCGACGCGCATCGCCGTCATGGACCAGGGCGTGATCCAGCAGATCGGCACCCCCGACGAGATCTACGAGCGCCCGGCCAATCTCTTCGTCGCCCGCTTCATCGGCTCGCCGGCGATCAACACCTTCGACGCGACCCTTGCCCTGGAGGGCGAGCGCATCCTCGCCCGCCACGCGCCGACCGGCATCGCGATCGACCTGACGCGGCACGCCTTCGGCCGCCGGCCGGAGCAGGGCGCGCCCGTCGTGATCGGCCTCAGGCCCGAGCATTTCGCCGTCAACGGCGCGGTCCGCGAGGACGATGCCGTGCGGCTCTCGCTCCCCGTTCGCTACAGCGAGCGGACGGGCAGCGACGCGACCGCCTTCCTGGAGGCCGGCGACCAACTCGTGGCCATCCGCATCGAGCCGTCGCTCATGGCCGGCCTTCGCATCGGCGACGCCATGAACGCCAGCTTCCCAGGGGAGAAGCTCTCGGTATTCGACGCCCGCAGCGGGCTGCGAATGTGA
- a CDS encoding carbohydrate ABC transporter permease, which translates to MSAHAGTPAAALPPIAIPRRRRRIRGSSIAVFVFLTMVALFVAIPLYVVVVTSFKPIEEITLGEIFNLPVRWTIQPWMKAWNELCTGLACDGIKQGFFNSVAILFPSLVFSIAISAVTGYALALWNVRWANGFLFVLFICAFVPFQIIMIPLIIIVASLGIFGTVWAIALVHAVLSMPLLTLIFRNFYKDIPRELINAAIMDSGSFWRIFREIVLPMSGNIMVVVLILMITTVWNDYLVGLTFGGISAKPMTVILANSVITSRGEAIYNVNMAAALLTAVPPLVVYFALGRFFVQGITSGAIKG; encoded by the coding sequence ATGAGCGCGCACGCAGGAACCCCGGCCGCCGCGCTGCCGCCGATCGCCATCCCGAGGCGCCGGCGCCGCATCCGCGGCTCGTCGATCGCCGTCTTCGTCTTCCTGACGATGGTGGCGCTGTTCGTGGCGATCCCGCTCTATGTCGTCGTCGTCACCTCGTTCAAGCCGATCGAGGAGATCACGCTCGGCGAGATCTTCAACCTGCCGGTGCGCTGGACGATCCAGCCCTGGATGAAGGCGTGGAACGAACTCTGCACCGGGCTCGCCTGCGACGGCATCAAGCAGGGCTTCTTCAACTCGGTCGCGATCCTGTTCCCGAGCCTCGTGTTCTCGATCGCCATTTCCGCGGTCACCGGCTACGCGCTCGCGCTCTGGAACGTGCGCTGGGCGAACGGCTTCCTGTTCGTCCTCTTCATCTGCGCCTTCGTGCCGTTCCAGATCATCATGATCCCGCTCATCATCATCGTGGCGAGCCTCGGCATCTTCGGCACGGTCTGGGCGATCGCGCTGGTGCACGCGGTGCTGTCGATGCCGCTGCTGACGCTGATATTCCGCAATTTCTACAAGGACATCCCGCGCGAACTGATCAATGCCGCGATCATGGATTCGGGAAGCTTCTGGCGGATCTTCCGCGAGATCGTCCTGCCGATGTCCGGCAACATCATGGTCGTCGTGCTGATCCTGATGATCACGACGGTGTGGAACGACTATCTCGTCGGCCTGACCTTCGGCGGCATTTCGGCGAAGCCGATGACCGTCATCCTCGCCAACTCGGTGATCACCTCGCGCGGCGAGGCGATCTACAACGTCAACATGGCCGCCGCGCTGCTCACGGCGGTTCCCCCGCTCGTCGTCTACTTCGCTCTCGGCCGCTTCTTCGTCCAGGGCATCACCTCGGGCGCAATCAAGGGATAG
- a CDS encoding carbohydrate ABC transporter permease, with protein MALRWSWAAPRIALVPALAITLVGFAGSIGWTIFQSFTQSRRFPEYAIDPARWLSQYERLFANDTWWTALQNLLVLAIGSALAIVFGFILAALVEREKFGEGVFRTILLYPLAVSLIVTGLVWRWIFNPSLGVEAFLRANGFPDASFNWLAAPETAMYGIILASIWHGLGFYMALMLAGLKSINTEIWSAARLDGVGVMRLYVEIIVPMMKFTFLTCAILLSLGVVKAYDIVVAMTNGGPGTSTWTPAYFAINAYSTRSNIGFASAAAVIMLLITLAIFLPLVVITAWQARRSEAVRG; from the coding sequence ATGGCGCTCCGCTGGAGCTGGGCTGCACCGCGCATCGCGCTGGTGCCGGCCCTCGCGATCACTCTCGTCGGCTTCGCGGGTTCGATCGGCTGGACGATTTTCCAGTCCTTCACCCAGAGCCGGCGGTTTCCGGAATACGCGATCGACCCCGCCCGGTGGCTTTCGCAATACGAGCGGCTATTCGCCAACGACACCTGGTGGACGGCGCTGCAGAACCTGCTCGTGCTCGCCATCGGCAGCGCGCTGGCGATCGTGTTCGGCTTCATCCTCGCGGCGCTGGTCGAGCGCGAGAAGTTCGGCGAGGGCGTCTTCCGGACGATCCTTCTCTATCCGCTCGCCGTCTCGCTGATCGTCACCGGCCTCGTCTGGCGCTGGATCTTCAATCCCTCGCTCGGCGTCGAGGCGTTCCTGCGGGCCAACGGCTTCCCGGATGCCAGCTTCAACTGGCTCGCCGCGCCGGAGACGGCGATGTACGGGATCATCCTCGCCTCGATCTGGCACGGGCTCGGCTTCTACATGGCGCTGATGCTGGCCGGCCTCAAATCCATCAACACCGAGATCTGGAGCGCGGCCCGCCTCGACGGCGTCGGCGTGATGCGCCTCTATGTCGAGATCATCGTGCCGATGATGAAGTTCACCTTCCTCACCTGCGCGATCCTGCTCTCGCTCGGCGTCGTCAAGGCCTATGACATCGTGGTCGCGATGACCAATGGCGGCCCAGGCACCTCGACCTGGACCCCGGCCTATTTCGCGATCAACGCCTATTCGACCCGCAGCAATATCGGCTTCGCCTCGGCGGCCGCCGTCATCATGCTGCTGATCACGCTCGCGATCTTCCTGCCGCTCGTCGTCATCACCGCCTGGCAGGCGCGTCGCAGCGAGGCGGTCCGCGGATGA
- a CDS encoding NAD-dependent epimerase/dehydratase family protein, with translation MAKRILFTGGAGKAGRHVVPYLVSRGHRVLNVDRVPLVAEGVDNLIADITDSGQMFNAMTSYAGFDELEPGTGVPRFDAVVHFAAVPRILLNPDNEMFRVNTQGTYNVIEAAVKLGIRKIVIASSETVYGVCFADGKVDPAELPLDEACETDPIDSYALSKVLNEKTARAFQKRSGFDIYALRIANVIEPHEYDRVPDWIARPSTRRRNHFSYVDARDLGQIVDLCLAKDGLGFQVFNAGNDENTQDRPSEGLAREFFPTSALKRPLEGNEALLSNRKAREMLGFREQFPWRKAVAAR, from the coding sequence ATGGCGAAACGAATCCTGTTCACGGGCGGCGCGGGGAAGGCCGGCCGCCATGTCGTGCCCTATCTCGTGTCCCGCGGGCATCGGGTGCTGAATGTCGACCGCGTGCCGCTCGTGGCCGAGGGGGTCGACAACCTCATCGCCGACATCACCGACAGCGGCCAGATGTTCAATGCGATGACGAGCTATGCCGGCTTCGACGAGCTCGAGCCCGGCACCGGCGTTCCTCGCTTCGACGCGGTGGTGCATTTCGCCGCCGTGCCGCGCATCCTGCTCAACCCCGACAACGAGATGTTCCGCGTCAACACGCAGGGCACCTACAATGTCATCGAGGCGGCGGTGAAGCTCGGCATCCGCAAGATCGTCATCGCCTCGTCGGAGACGGTCTATGGCGTCTGCTTCGCCGACGGCAAGGTCGACCCGGCCGAGCTGCCGCTCGACGAGGCGTGCGAGACCGATCCGATCGACAGCTATGCGCTGTCCAAGGTCCTGAACGAGAAGACGGCCCGCGCCTTCCAGAAGCGCTCCGGCTTCGACATCTATGCGCTGCGGATCGCCAATGTCATCGAGCCGCACGAATATGACCGCGTGCCGGACTGGATCGCCCGCCCGTCCACGCGTCGCCGCAACCATTTCTCCTATGTCGACGCGCGCGACCTCGGCCAGATCGTCGATCTCTGCCTGGCGAAGGACGGCCTCGGCTTCCAGGTCTTCAACGCCGGCAACGACGAGAACACGCAGGACCGGCCGAGCGAGGGGCTGGCGCGCGAGTTCTTCCCGACCTCGGCGCTGAAGCGGCCGCTCGAAGGCAACGAGGCGCTGCTCTCCAACCGCAAGGCGCGCGAGATGCTCGGCTTCCGCGAGCAGTTTCCCTGGCGCAAGGCCGTCGCCGCGCGCTGA
- a CDS encoding SLC13 family permease, with the protein MDLTLTIFVLVYVAMGVGHLPFFRLDRTGAAMVGAMLLIALGQIAPQDAWAAIDYRTIGLLFGLMVISAAFGVAGFYDFAARKVGALDVGPKTLLAVIIGFSGIFSALLTNDVVAVAMTPIFCQICLARRLNPLPFLLGFCFAANVGSSATLIGSPQNMIAAEALNLSFNGFLRVAALPSLIGLPVVWLVLVAVYRGRWTLATPQKTATATALPASEDLDRVEALKAGLVTLAVLVAFVATDRPHMLVALLGASFLLVSRSVESEKLIRRVDGDLLLLLIGLFIVNAAVAATGLPQQLLSALGDIGLDLNQPLSMLVVMSVLSNIVGNNPAVMLVEPFIRNAAHPEALGAAIALGTGFSSNAVIFGSLAGIIVAEQGGRRGIVVGFAEFARAGVPVALATLLLAAGWIVWLG; encoded by the coding sequence ATGGACCTGACGCTCACGATCTTCGTCCTCGTCTATGTGGCGATGGGCGTCGGCCACCTGCCCTTCTTCCGGCTCGACCGGACGGGCGCCGCCATGGTCGGCGCGATGCTGCTCATCGCGCTCGGCCAGATCGCGCCGCAGGACGCCTGGGCGGCGATCGACTACAGGACCATCGGCCTCTTGTTCGGCCTCATGGTCATCTCGGCCGCCTTCGGCGTCGCCGGCTTCTACGATTTCGCGGCGCGGAAGGTCGGCGCCCTCGATGTCGGGCCGAAGACGCTGCTCGCCGTCATCATCGGCTTCTCCGGCATTTTCTCGGCGCTGCTGACCAACGACGTCGTCGCCGTCGCGATGACGCCGATCTTCTGCCAGATCTGCCTTGCACGGCGGCTCAATCCGCTGCCCTTCCTGCTCGGCTTCTGCTTCGCCGCCAATGTCGGCTCCAGCGCGACGCTGATCGGCAGCCCGCAGAACATGATCGCCGCCGAAGCGCTGAACCTCTCCTTCAACGGCTTCCTGCGCGTCGCGGCGCTGCCCTCGCTCATCGGCCTGCCGGTCGTGTGGCTGGTGCTCGTCGCCGTCTATCGCGGGCGCTGGACGCTCGCGACGCCGCAGAAGACGGCGACCGCGACGGCCCTGCCGGCATCGGAGGATCTCGACCGCGTCGAGGCCCTCAAGGCGGGGCTGGTGACGCTGGCCGTGCTCGTCGCCTTCGTCGCCACCGACCGGCCGCACATGCTGGTGGCTCTGCTCGGCGCCAGCTTCCTTCTGGTCAGCCGCAGCGTCGAATCCGAGAAGCTGATCCGCCGGGTCGACGGCGACCTTCTCCTCCTGCTGATCGGCCTCTTCATCGTCAATGCGGCGGTCGCGGCGACCGGGCTGCCGCAGCAGCTGCTCTCGGCCCTCGGCGATATCGGCCTCGATCTCAACCAGCCGCTGTCGATGCTGGTCGTGATGTCGGTGCTGTCCAACATCGTCGGCAACAATCCGGCGGTGATGCTCGTCGAGCCCTTCATCCGCAATGCCGCCCATCCCGAGGCGCTCGGCGCCGCGATCGCGCTCGGCACGGGCTTCTCGTCCAACGCCGTCATCTTCGGCAGCCTCGCCGGCATCATCGTCGCCGAGCAGGGCGGGCGGCGCGGGATCGTCGTCGGCTTCGCCGAGTTCGCCCGCGCCGGCGTGCCGGTGGCGCTGGCGACGCTCCTCCTCGCCGCCGGCTGGATCGTCTGGCTCGGCTAA
- a CDS encoding linear amide C-N hydrolase, with protein sequence MCTSLGYRDAAGKAYYGRTLELTTDLPYQVTFFPAGFESVSEVEGHPKLTLTSRHDVIAVTMPYRLPTAEAPLGLADLKVLEGLNDKGLTFSLLSYPESGGSQKPVEMTKAVLSASDLGLWALGQFATAAEVKAALEAQPVMLQPLALLGGVVSPFHYVVHDATGASVVVEFDHGAMTVYDNPVGVMTNGPKFDWHLTNLSNYSFLTNVDKSAGAFGGLKVRQPDSGIATQGLPSSSTSVGRFVRAAYYAEFTEKAATPDLAVQTLAHILNTFDRPRGASIDYPDGSGGHLEVEGLAETGNTPYATEFTCWTSLSDLDRRRFFVRDYRALNYVGFDLAAIAAGKRPASMPLAHFAAGGDDGSAQLIGKAG encoded by the coding sequence ATGTGCACCTCGCTCGGCTACCGGGACGCCGCCGGCAAGGCCTATTACGGCCGCACGCTCGAACTCACCACCGACCTGCCCTATCAGGTGACCTTCTTCCCGGCCGGATTCGAAAGCGTCTCGGAGGTCGAGGGCCATCCGAAGCTGACGCTGACCAGCCGCCACGACGTCATCGCCGTCACCATGCCCTATCGCCTGCCGACCGCGGAGGCGCCGCTCGGCCTCGCCGATCTCAAGGTGCTGGAGGGGCTGAACGACAAGGGCCTCACCTTCAGCCTTCTCTCCTATCCGGAATCCGGCGGCAGCCAGAAGCCGGTGGAGATGACCAAGGCCGTGCTCTCGGCCTCCGATCTCGGCCTCTGGGCGCTCGGCCAGTTCGCGACCGCCGCCGAGGTGAAGGCGGCGCTGGAGGCGCAGCCGGTGATGCTGCAGCCGCTGGCGCTGCTCGGCGGTGTCGTGTCGCCGTTCCACTATGTCGTGCATGACGCGACCGGGGCCTCGGTCGTCGTCGAGTTCGACCATGGCGCGATGACCGTCTACGACAACCCGGTCGGCGTCATGACCAACGGGCCGAAATTCGACTGGCACCTGACCAATCTCTCGAACTACAGCTTCCTCACCAATGTCGACAAATCGGCTGGCGCCTTCGGCGGCCTCAAGGTGAGGCAGCCCGATTCCGGCATCGCCACGCAGGGCCTGCCCTCGTCGAGCACCTCGGTCGGCCGCTTCGTGCGCGCCGCCTATTATGCCGAGTTCACCGAAAAGGCGGCGACGCCCGACCTCGCGGTGCAGACCCTCGCCCATATCCTCAACACCTTCGACCGGCCGCGCGGCGCCTCGATCGACTATCCGGACGGCTCGGGCGGGCATCTCGAGGTCGAGGGCCTCGCCGAGACCGGCAACACCCCCTACGCGACCGAGTTCACCTGCTGGACCAGCCTCTCCGATCTTGATCGCCGGCGCTTCTTCGTGCGCGACTACCGCGCGCTGAACTATGTCGGCTTCGACCTTGCCGCCATCGCGGCCGGCAAGCGCCCGGCATCGATGCCGCTCGCGCATTTCGCAGCCGGCGGCGACGACGGCTCGGCGCAGCTGATCGGCAAGGCGGGGTGA
- a CDS encoding TolC family protein has product MRHQAPLASVLALALALSACTSHMLAEAPADPSRPWTPPASAGAAPVDGYGVAPRPEVAVLQPTPGIDAKKTYGLAELIDIAQSENPLTRLAWQQARQAALAAGMVEATYLPFIAANVIAGQQQVAQPLPVSIGSQDSVTTTVEGVSPQIALQWLLFDFGQRGALHKAAKLNADAANVLFNGAHQKIIYDVTRTYLLYGAARSRVRITARNLANSVAIEAAATARVDKGVGTTVELAQARQAVAQARFGHVQAEGAEKDAYQALLAAIGLSPTTVIKVREPSGRQLPADLGRPTEEAIRTALARRPDVLASYSAMKASEAGIAAAQAEFLPKVYLGAIAATGDNDLSASGLPTIGQQASATGVVVGATMPLFDGGLRKAQLETAKSLAAASAATFQKTRDTAAREIVVGADALRSALASWRAAAALTRAAGVTYDAAFDAYKAGVGDITTATAADSGLMTARLSEIDAYTASMVAAANLAFVLGAMTSADAAGAR; this is encoded by the coding sequence ATGAGGCATCAGGCACCCCTTGCGTCCGTCCTCGCGCTGGCGCTGGCGCTCTCCGCCTGCACCTCGCACATGCTGGCCGAGGCGCCGGCCGATCCGTCGCGGCCCTGGACGCCGCCTGCGAGCGCGGGCGCCGCGCCCGTCGACGGCTATGGTGTCGCGCCGCGCCCGGAAGTGGCGGTGCTGCAGCCGACGCCCGGCATCGATGCGAAGAAGACCTATGGCCTCGCCGAGCTGATCGACATCGCGCAGAGCGAGAACCCGCTGACCCGCCTCGCCTGGCAGCAGGCGCGGCAGGCGGCGCTCGCGGCGGGCATGGTCGAGGCGACCTATCTCCCGTTCATCGCGGCGAATGTCATCGCGGGCCAGCAGCAGGTGGCGCAGCCCCTGCCGGTCTCGATCGGCAGCCAGGACTCGGTGACGACCACCGTCGAGGGCGTGTCGCCGCAGATCGCGCTGCAATGGCTGCTGTTCGACTTCGGGCAGCGCGGCGCGCTGCACAAGGCGGCGAAGCTCAATGCCGACGCCGCCAACGTGCTCTTCAACGGCGCGCATCAGAAGATCATCTACGACGTCACGCGCACCTATCTGCTCTATGGCGCCGCGCGCAGCCGCGTGCGCATCACCGCCCGCAACCTCGCCAACAGCGTCGCCATCGAGGCTGCGGCGACGGCTCGTGTCGACAAGGGCGTCGGCACGACCGTCGAGCTGGCGCAGGCCCGCCAGGCGGTGGCGCAGGCGCGCTTCGGCCATGTCCAGGCCGAGGGCGCGGAGAAGGACGCCTATCAGGCGCTGCTCGCCGCCATCGGCCTCTCGCCGACGACCGTGATCAAGGTCCGCGAGCCATCGGGCCGGCAACTGCCCGCCGATCTCGGCCGGCCGACCGAGGAGGCGATCCGGACCGCGCTCGCCCGGCGCCCGGACGTCCTCGCCAGCTATTCGGCGATGAAGGCGAGCGAGGCCGGCATCGCGGCGGCTCAGGCGGAGTTCCTGCCCAAGGTCTATCTCGGCGCCATCGCGGCGACGGGCGACAACGACCTTTCCGCGAGCGGGCTGCCGACCATCGGCCAGCAGGCCTCGGCGACCGGCGTCGTGGTCGGCGCCACCATGCCGCTCTTCGACGGCGGGCTCCGCAAGGCGCAGCTCGAGACGGCGAAATCGCTGGCCGCCGCCAGCGCCGCGACCTTCCAGAAGACGCGCGACACCGCCGCCCGCGAGATCGTGGTTGGTGCCGACGCGCTGCGCTCGGCGCTCGCCTCCTGGCGCGCCGCGGCGGCGCTGACGCGCGCCGCCGGGGTCACCTACGACGCGGCCTTCGACGCCTACAAGGCCGGCGTCGGCGACATCACGACGGCGACCGCCGCCGACAGCGGGCTGATGACGGCGCGGCTCTCGGAGATCGACGCCTACACCGCCTCGATGGTGGCGGCCGCCAATCTCGCCTTCGTGCTCGGCGCCATGACCTCCGCCGACGCCGCGGGCGCGCGCTAG